One region of Esox lucius isolate fEsoLuc1 chromosome 17, fEsoLuc1.pri, whole genome shotgun sequence genomic DNA includes:
- the asip1 gene encoding agouti signaling protein 1, with product MNSIFLLSCLSSTWFLMVYSHMVMEDKLSTNNSSSSGLQEGSVSDPPPIVIVELSKSAKKKKNKKPRKNKFSVKSTRPTPPPNCVPLWGSCKPPNNGCCEYCAFCYCRLFKTVCYCRMGNPRC from the exons ATGAATTCCATTTTTCTTCTGAGCTGCCTAAGCTCCACCTGGTTTCTCATGGTGTACTCACACATGGTAATGGAGGACAAACTATCCACCAATAATTCATCTTCCTCAGGTCTACAGGAAGGGAGTGTGTCAGATCCGCCACCCATCGTCATTGTAG agttATCAAAAAgtgcaaagaagaaaaaaaacaagaaaccaagaAAG AACAAATTCAGTGTAAAAAGCACACGTCCAACTCCTCCCCCCAACTGCGTGCCTTTGTGGGGTAGCTGCAAACCCCCTAATAATGGATGCTGTGAGTACTGTGCCTTCTGCTACTGCCGTCTCTTCAAGACCGTGTGCTATTGTCGAATGGGAAACCCTCGGTGTTGA